A section of the Virgibacillus sp. NKC19-3 genome encodes:
- the trxB gene encoding thioredoxin-disulfide reductase has translation MSEDRMFDVIIAGAGPAGMTAALYASRANLDTLMIERGIPGGQMANTEDVENFPGFENVLGPDLSNKMFEHAKKFGAEYAYGDIKEVVDHGDYKTIVAGKKEFNTRALIITTGAQFKKLGVAGEEELGGRGVSYCAVCDGAFFKNRNLVVIGGGDSAVEEGIYLTRFADSVTIVHRRDELRAQRIIQDRAFDNDKINFIWDTVATKINGPEGKVNSVSLKNVKNGEEYDHPIDGVFIYIGMVPLSEPFQSLGITNEEGYIPTNEQMETRVPGIFAAGDILEKNLRQIVTATGDGSIAAEAAIKYVEDLMEDLKAQEA, from the coding sequence ATGTCCGAAGATCGTATGTTTGATGTTATTATTGCAGGCGCCGGACCAGCAGGAATGACCGCAGCACTTTATGCTTCACGTGCTAACTTAGATACATTAATGATTGAACGCGGCATTCCGGGAGGCCAAATGGCAAACACGGAAGATGTGGAAAACTTCCCTGGATTTGAAAATGTATTGGGACCAGATTTATCGAATAAAATGTTCGAGCATGCTAAGAAATTTGGTGCGGAATACGCATATGGTGATATAAAAGAAGTGGTCGATCATGGTGACTACAAAACAATCGTTGCCGGTAAAAAGGAATTTAATACAAGGGCATTGATCATTACGACAGGCGCACAATTCAAGAAGCTGGGTGTTGCCGGTGAGGAAGAGCTCGGCGGTCGTGGTGTATCTTATTGTGCTGTTTGTGATGGAGCCTTTTTCAAAAATAGAAATCTTGTCGTTATCGGTGGGGGAGACTCTGCGGTAGAAGAAGGTATTTATTTGACCCGCTTTGCTGATAGTGTAACAATCGTGCACAGACGTGATGAATTGCGGGCGCAACGAATCATCCAGGATCGAGCATTTGATAATGACAAAATTAATTTTATTTGGGATACGGTTGCAACGAAAATCAATGGTCCTGAAGGAAAAGTGAATAGTGTTTCACTCAAAAATGTGAAAAACGGTGAAGAATATGACCATCCAATTGATGGGGTGTTTATTTATATTGGTATGGTTCCATTAAGCGAGCCTTTCCAATCACTTGGAATTACAAATGAAGAGGGTTATATTCCAACAAATGAACAAATGGAAACAAGAGTTCCAGGGATTTTTGCAGCTGGAGACATTCTTGAAAAAAACCTTCGACAAATTGTGACAGCTACAGGTGATGGAAGTATTGCAGCAGAAGCGGCAATTAAGTATGTGGAAGATTTGATGGAAGATTTAAAAGCGCAAGAAGCATAA
- a CDS encoding gluconeogenesis factor YvcK family protein, with protein MTQTKQPRVVVIGGGTGMPVLLRGLKDLPIHLTSLVTVADDGGSTGRLRDEMEIPAPGDIRNVIAAQSEAEPMLLELFQHRFAVGNGLSGHSMGNLLLAAMTSVTGNFNMGIKEISRVLNVKGKIYPISNDNMALHAKMTDGSIVSGESNIPLSNKQIEKVFLSPQPVEPLPNAIRAIENADLVVIAPGSLYTSILPAMITPKVDEAIRNTAGSVVYVCNVMTQDGETTGYTASEHVQAITKHVGDGCVDAIVVHNEPIAQTVRAIYAEEKAEPVVYDTDRLLEMGLEIIEGDIIDYEKAALRHDTIKVAKLLYSIIETSQ; from the coding sequence ATGACTCAAACGAAGCAACCACGCGTCGTTGTTATAGGCGGTGGTACTGGTATGCCAGTTCTATTACGTGGATTAAAAGACTTGCCGATTCACTTAACATCACTTGTTACCGTGGCTGATGATGGCGGAAGCACAGGGAGATTACGGGATGAAATGGAAATCCCGGCACCAGGCGATATACGCAATGTAATCGCAGCTCAATCTGAAGCTGAACCTATGCTGCTGGAGCTTTTTCAGCATCGCTTTGCGGTCGGAAACGGACTATCGGGACACTCCATGGGCAACCTGTTACTTGCAGCCATGACATCCGTTACCGGTAATTTTAATATGGGGATCAAAGAAATTTCCCGTGTTTTAAATGTAAAAGGAAAAATATATCCCATCTCTAATGATAATATGGCTTTGCATGCGAAAATGACAGATGGATCCATTGTATCAGGAGAATCCAATATCCCTCTTTCCAATAAGCAAATAGAAAAGGTATTCTTAAGTCCACAACCTGTTGAGCCACTACCAAATGCCATTCGGGCAATTGAAAATGCAGATTTAGTTGTCATTGCTCCCGGCAGTTTGTATACAAGTATTTTACCTGCAATGATCACACCCAAAGTTGATGAAGCGATAAGAAATACCGCCGGAAGCGTAGTCTATGTGTGTAATGTAATGACCCAGGACGGTGAAACAACAGGATATACCGCTTCTGAGCATGTCCAAGCGATCACTAAACATGTGGGAGATGGATGTGTGGATGCGATTGTTGTACATAATGAGCCGATTGCACAAACAGTTCGTGCGATTTATGCCGAAGAAAAAGCAGAACCGGTTGTTTATGATACGGATCGCCTGCTCGAGATGGGGCTTGAGATTATTGAAGGAGATATTATTGACTATGAAAAGGCGGCACTAAGGCATGACACAATCAAAGTGGCGAAATTACTGTATTCAATCATTGAGACGTCTCAATGA
- the rapZ gene encoding RNase adapter RapZ, with the protein MNNEEQETKLVIITGMSGAGKTVAVQSFEDLGYYCVDNLPPTLLPKFLELMKDSTNNIRKVALVMDLRGREFFDSLVEALDLLGKENWLQEHILFLDATDESLVSRYKETRRSHPLAVEGLPLNGIQQEREILDELRGRAQRVIDTTNVEPKELREKIINKYTEDNQEIFSVHMVSFGFKYGLPIDADLVFDVRFLPNPHYVSHLQPLTGLNKEVSSYVFKWPDTIKFNEKVLDLLQFMLPQYRKEGKSQLVIAIGCTGGQHRSVTLAEYFAKELSLTYITHVSHRDIDNRKGN; encoded by the coding sequence ATGAACAACGAAGAACAGGAAACAAAGCTAGTCATTATTACAGGAATGTCAGGGGCTGGAAAGACGGTTGCCGTTCAAAGCTTTGAAGATTTGGGCTATTATTGCGTAGATAACTTGCCGCCTACATTGCTGCCGAAATTTCTTGAATTGATGAAAGATTCGACAAATAATATTCGAAAAGTAGCGTTAGTCATGGACTTACGTGGTCGTGAGTTTTTTGATTCCTTGGTTGAAGCTTTGGATTTATTAGGGAAAGAAAATTGGTTGCAAGAGCATATTCTTTTCCTTGACGCAACGGATGAATCGCTTGTAAGCAGATATAAAGAAACAAGACGTTCCCATCCGCTAGCTGTTGAGGGGCTCCCATTAAATGGCATACAGCAGGAACGCGAAATTTTGGATGAATTACGGGGAAGGGCGCAACGAGTTATTGATACAACGAATGTAGAACCGAAAGAATTACGGGAAAAAATTATAAATAAATATACTGAAGATAATCAGGAAATATTCTCTGTTCACATGGTTTCATTCGGATTTAAGTACGGTCTGCCGATTGATGCAGATTTAGTATTTGATGTCAGGTTTTTGCCAAATCCGCACTATGTATCTCATTTGCAGCCATTGACAGGATTGAATAAAGAAGTTTCTTCCTATGTCTTTAAATGGCCGGATACAATAAAATTTAATGAAAAAGTACTCGATTTATTGCAGTTCATGCTTCCGCAATATAGAAAAGAGGGAAAATCACAGCTTGTTATTGCAATAGGGTGCACGGGAGGACAGCATCGTTCTGTAACACTCGCTGAATATTTTGCGAAAGAACTATCGCTTACTTATATAACACACGTCAGTCATCGTGATATTGATAACAGAAAGGGTAATTAA
- a CDS encoding tetratricopeptide repeat protein, with the protein MQQVKDKAGDNIVPFIPEGDFYFTKGVEAFQKRKFDMALKWLKKAVEARPGEPLYQCQMSIIYTEIGSFHTANQILTDLLKSTEYTDCYYLIANNYAHLGLLNDAKKYVNTYLDKEPEGDFTEEAKSLLHLIDIDEVDMEDDNWDLDEEDELLIYQETVFYHMENKQWEKALPLIEEMITLFPGHPTAKHDYAQALFFFGHKEDAIQMELDILEEDPASLYSHTNLALFQYELNRKQAYEKHIQTLLNVYPIHEQQKLRIAVTLVRTGYDQDAYIRFRSLTKSLVNSHISYYRGYSIAAYRIGKQEEAYALWTEGCRKHPSLSDEVYPWV; encoded by the coding sequence ATGCAGCAAGTGAAGGATAAAGCTGGTGACAATATTGTCCCTTTTATTCCGGAAGGTGATTTTTATTTCACAAAAGGCGTAGAAGCTTTTCAAAAGAGAAAATTTGACATGGCATTGAAATGGTTAAAAAAAGCGGTGGAAGCAAGACCCGGAGAACCATTATATCAATGTCAAATGTCTATTATATATACAGAAATTGGTTCGTTTCATACAGCAAATCAGATACTAACCGATCTTTTAAAATCAACAGAATATACGGATTGCTATTATTTGATCGCGAATAATTACGCCCATTTAGGCCTCTTAAATGATGCAAAAAAGTATGTGAACACATATCTTGATAAAGAGCCTGAAGGCGATTTTACAGAGGAAGCCAAAAGCTTGCTTCATTTAATCGATATCGATGAAGTAGATATGGAAGATGATAACTGGGATTTAGACGAAGAAGATGAACTTCTTATCTATCAGGAGACGGTTTTTTACCATATGGAAAACAAACAGTGGGAAAAAGCACTTCCGCTTATTGAAGAAATGATAACACTATTTCCGGGGCATCCAACGGCAAAACATGACTATGCACAGGCACTATTCTTTTTTGGCCATAAAGAGGATGCAATCCAAATGGAATTAGACATATTGGAGGAAGACCCTGCTTCTTTATACAGCCATACGAATTTAGCGTTATTTCAGTATGAATTAAATCGAAAACAAGCATATGAAAAGCATATTCAGACATTATTAAATGTATATCCTATTCATGAACAGCAAAAACTACGAATAGCTGTGACGTTAGTACGAACAGGGTATGATCAGGATGCTTATATCCGTTTTCGCTCACTGACAAAAAGTTTGGTAAATAGCCATATTTCCTATTACCGAGGGTACAGTATAGCCGCATATCGCATCGGGAAGCAAGAAGAAGCATATGCTTTGTGGACAGAAGGCTGCAGAAAGCATCCAAGCCTATCGGATGAAGTGTATCCCTGGGTATAA